The Providencia sp. PROV188 genome includes a region encoding these proteins:
- a CDS encoding glutathionylspermidine synthase family protein: MKRVPIVERPNWREKADEFGFHFHTMYGEPYWSEDAYYQFTLAQVEEIEEATAEIHQMCLKVVERVVESDELLARFQIPKHCWEFVRSSWKSEQPSLYSRLDLAYDGVNPPKLLENNADTPTSLYESAFFQWIWLEDQIEAGKLPENADQFNSIQEQLIERFGELKDQYGFRLLHMACCQDTEEDRGTVQYLQDCANEAGVATEFLYIDEIGLGEKGEFTDTQDQVISNLFKLYPWEFMLREIFSTKLQDAGVRWLEPAWKSIISNKALLPMLWEMFPDHPNLLPAYFADGNKPELESYVIKPLFSREGANIRVIENGREIASADGPYGEEGMIIQQFHSLPKFEGSYTLVGSWLVNDQPAGICIREDKELITQDLSRFYPHIIID; this comes from the coding sequence ATGAAACGTGTTCCTATTGTAGAGCGTCCTAACTGGCGCGAAAAAGCGGATGAGTTTGGTTTTCACTTCCACACTATGTATGGCGAACCGTACTGGTCTGAAGATGCCTATTACCAATTCACGCTAGCGCAAGTTGAAGAAATTGAAGAAGCTACCGCTGAAATTCACCAAATGTGTTTAAAAGTGGTTGAGCGCGTTGTTGAAAGCGACGAATTACTCGCTCGCTTCCAAATTCCTAAACACTGTTGGGAATTTGTCCGTAGTTCGTGGAAAAGTGAGCAGCCTTCATTATATTCCCGCCTAGACTTAGCTTACGATGGCGTAAATCCACCTAAGCTACTGGAAAATAATGCGGATACACCAACATCACTGTATGAGTCAGCGTTCTTCCAATGGATTTGGTTAGAAGACCAAATCGAAGCTGGAAAACTGCCAGAAAATGCTGACCAGTTTAACAGCATCCAAGAGCAGCTGATTGAGCGTTTTGGTGAGCTGAAAGATCAATATGGTTTCCGCTTGCTACATATGGCTTGCTGCCAAGATACCGAAGAAGATCGTGGCACAGTCCAATATCTGCAAGACTGTGCGAATGAAGCTGGCGTAGCGACCGAATTCCTGTATATAGATGAAATCGGGCTGGGTGAAAAAGGTGAATTCACCGATACACAAGATCAGGTAATTAGTAACCTGTTCAAACTGTATCCATGGGAATTTATGCTCAGAGAAATCTTCTCAACCAAGCTGCAAGATGCGGGTGTACGTTGGTTAGAGCCAGCATGGAAAAGTATTATTTCCAACAAAGCGTTGCTGCCAATGTTATGGGAAATGTTCCCTGATCATCCAAACTTGTTACCAGCCTACTTTGCGGATGGTAACAAACCAGAGCTTGAAAGCTATGTGATTAAACCGCTATTTTCTCGTGAAGGTGCGAATATTCGCGTCATCGAAAATGGTAGAGAAATCGCTTCTGCAGATGGTCCTTATGGTGAAGAAGGGATGATTATCCAGCAATTCCACTCACTGCCAAAATTTGAAGGCAGCTATACATTAGTGGGCAGCTGGTTAGTTAACGACCAACCTGCGGGCATCTGTATTCGCGAAGATAAAGAACTGATTACTCAGGATTTATCACGTTTCTACCCACATATCATTATCGACTAA
- the ribB gene encoding 3,4-dihydroxy-2-butanone-4-phosphate synthase codes for MNQTLLSEFGNPTERVENAIEALRQGKGILVLDDEDRENEGDLVFAAETMTTEQMAMTIRYSSGIVCLCITEERRKQLDIPMMVEKNTSQNQTGFTVTIEAAKGVTTGVSAADRITTIKTAIADNAVPADINRPGHVFPLRAREGGVLTRRGHTEATIDLAVLAGFKPAGVLCELTNDDGSMARAPDVVKFAREHNMTVVTIEDLVNYRLQLEKKAS; via the coding sequence ATGAATCAGACGCTACTTTCCGAATTCGGTAATCCAACCGAGCGTGTTGAAAATGCAATTGAAGCCCTGCGCCAAGGCAAAGGTATCTTAGTTCTCGATGATGAAGATCGTGAGAATGAAGGTGACTTAGTGTTTGCAGCAGAAACCATGACCACCGAGCAAATGGCAATGACCATTCGCTATAGCAGCGGCATTGTGTGCCTGTGTATTACGGAAGAACGCCGTAAGCAGCTTGATATTCCGATGATGGTGGAGAAAAACACCAGCCAAAACCAAACCGGTTTTACGGTCACTATCGAAGCGGCAAAAGGCGTAACAACAGGCGTTTCTGCGGCTGACCGTATCACAACGATTAAAACCGCAATTGCGGATAACGCGGTACCTGCGGACATTAACCGTCCAGGTCACGTATTCCCTCTGCGCGCTCGTGAGGGTGGGGTATTAACTCGCCGTGGTCATACTGAAGCGACAATCGACTTAGCTGTACTGGCAGGTTTCAAACCCGCTGGAGTACTGTGTGAGTTAACCAACGATGATGGCAGCATGGCGCGTGCGCCAGATGTGGTGAAGTTTGCTCGTGAGCACAACATGACCGTTGTGACTATCGAAGACTTAGTGAACTACCGCCTTCAGTTGGAAAAAAAAGCCAGCTAA
- the ygiD gene encoding 4,5-DOPA dioxygenase extradiol, whose amino-acid sequence MSTNNQHLTHRMPAVFIGHGSPMNAINHNSYTEAWEKLGKTLPRPRAILVISAHWYTRGTAITAMVKPKTIHDFGGFPEALYQIEYPAPGSPELAKQVAELLSPEPIYQDKEEWGLDHGTWEILVRMYPQADIPVIQLSIDGSKPAAWHYELGKKLATLRNEGVLIMGSGNVVHNLRAMDWQNANAAPYPWATSFEQFVYDNLRSHEQPHPLTKGLDREDGKLSNPSPEHFLPILPILGTWDGEEGITTPVEGIVSASLSMLSVQIG is encoded by the coding sequence ATGTCGACAAATAACCAACACTTAACCCATCGAATGCCTGCGGTATTTATCGGTCATGGTAGTCCGATGAACGCGATTAACCATAATTCATACACTGAAGCATGGGAAAAACTGGGCAAAACCTTGCCTAGACCGCGTGCGATTTTGGTGATCTCAGCACACTGGTATACCCGTGGAACGGCGATCACCGCGATGGTTAAACCGAAAACTATCCATGATTTTGGTGGTTTCCCTGAAGCTTTATACCAAATAGAGTATCCAGCACCAGGCTCTCCAGAACTGGCTAAACAGGTGGCTGAATTACTGTCTCCAGAACCAATTTATCAAGATAAAGAGGAGTGGGGGCTTGATCACGGTACATGGGAAATTTTAGTCCGTATGTATCCTCAAGCGGATATCCCCGTTATTCAGCTCAGTATTGATGGGTCGAAACCGGCGGCTTGGCATTATGAGCTGGGGAAAAAGCTGGCGACATTACGAAATGAAGGGGTATTGATTATGGGCAGCGGTAACGTGGTTCATAATTTAAGAGCGATGGATTGGCAAAATGCTAATGCAGCACCTTATCCTTGGGCAACCTCTTTTGAGCAGTTCGTGTATGACAATTTACGCAGTCACGAGCAGCCGCATCCGCTTACAAAAGGGTTAGATCGTGAAGATGGTAAATTATCGAATCCATCTCCGGAACACTTTTTACCTATTTTACCTATTTTAGGAACTTGGGATGGTGAAGAAGGGATAACTACGCCTGTGGAAGGCATTGTTTCTGCCTCGCTGAGTATGTTGTCAGTGCAAATTGGCTAA